The Candidatus Cloacimonadota bacterium region TTGATGTAGGTATGAAGCCAACTCAGGAACCAAGCAAAGATGTTTGCCAACCAGCGCAGCCAATTGGCTCCGCGTTCCGCAATGTTTTCCATCTGTCTGCCGTATGTTTTCAGGATATTGGCATCTGCAGGACCGGCATAGAGTACAAAGCTCTGTTGCCAGTTTGCCTTGGCATCTTTGCTGAAGCTATCGATGGCAAAACCCGGATTCCCGGTATCTTCGTTTAGGCTAGTGGAAAAGCTTTTGCATAGCGGAGGTTCATTCTCTTTGATAGCGAGAGTGAAATACTTGCTGCGAACTGCTGCCCAGGCAAAACTGCTGTAACTGCCCTGCGGCGGATTTTTGCGTAATTTGGAGAGCGGTACTTTTAGGATTTCGTTGTCAGCATACAGATAGAAGCGGTAATCCTGAGCCTTTGTTTTTGTGTTGTTCTCACTATCCGCGATGCCGGCAGACATATCCAGCCTGATACCGTTCACACTGCCGAATCCGTCGATACTAAAGTCTGTTTTTATGCCGTATTGATCGTCCAACCGATAGGTTCTGCGAATTGTAGCTCCATTCTGACTATTCAGAGTGAAGGTGACGGCCTTTTCAGAGGGATCCACAGCATAGCTAAAGCTATACTTGCTAAGATCAATGTTCTCTCCACTGCTGTACAAAATGCCGTTCAAAATCTGAGTGTCTTCGGGAATTAAATTCACCAATTTATCGGAGCCAAACTCAAAGTGCTTGAGTTCTATGGAACTAATTACTGCACCGCGATTACTGAACTTCACAATGAAATTCTCGTTTTCCAAGGTGATGATCTGGTTTTCAGTGTTCTGGGCGAACAAACTGTCCGCATTCACAGCTGGTAAAACGGTATCCGACAGGCTGTCAGGACTGGCGTTTACTGGACTTTCCGGAACCACTTCCTCGTTTTGGACAGCTAACTTGGCGTTGTCGCGTTGCGGTTTCCACACAAAATGATCAAAAACCAAGTATAGAACCAACATCATCAGAAGAGCAGTAA contains the following coding sequences:
- the yidC gene encoding membrane protein insertase YidC, which translates into the protein MDKRTITALLMMLVLYLVFDHFVWKPQRDNAKLAVQNEEVVPESPVNASPDSLSDTVLPAVNADSLFAQNTENQIITLENENFIVKFSNRGAVISSIELKHFEFGSDKLVNLIPEDTQILNGILYSSGENIDLSKYSFSYAVDPSEKAVTFTLNSQNGATIRRTYRLDDQYGIKTDFSIDGFGSVNGIRLDMSAGIADSENNTKTKAQDYRFYLYADNEILKVPLSKLRKNPPQGSYSSFAWAAVRSKYFTLAIKENEPPLCKSFSTSLNEDTGNPGFAIDSFSKDAKANWQQSFVLYAGPADANILKTYGRQMENIAERGANWLRWLANIFAWFLSWLHTYIKNYGVVIIIFALIIKVLLHPLTHKSMQASLKMQKIQPQMQYLQKKYKDDPKTLQLEISKLYKEAGANPLSGCLPLLLQMPIFISLYNVLRYSIDMRNAGFVLWLKDLSEPDPYLILPIIMGVFMVIQSLMMKPPKGNPEEMDDKQKAAQSSQKMMTWIMPIMMFFIFRSMPAGLVLYWTVFNIFSVIQQYYLLKLNKNKE